DNA from Desulfobulbaceae bacterium:
CTCGCATCATGTTGCGTAAGATGAATAAAGATCAGGCCGGAATAATTGTTTCGGTTAAGGTTGCCGGAGAACTGGGGCGGCGGATTAGGGAGATGGGTTTAGTCCCTGGAACCAGGGTCGTGATCCAG
Protein-coding regions in this window:
- a CDS encoding iron transporter FeoA, with amino-acid sequence MARIMLRKMNKDQAGIIVSVKVAGELGRRIREMGLVPGTRVVIQ